The segment ATAATGAAACTCTCTTACCATTCCCATAAATGTATTGAAGAGCTGCATCCTTTTATATCGTCATTGGCAGCACCCATCGTCCTCGCCACAACAACACGCATCGCTATCCATATCCTTACCTTTGAGTGCTGCACTGATCATTGCCCACGCACATCCCACACCACTCTCTACTTCAATTGCCTGCACAGGACAATTGCCTGCACAAGCTCCACATTCCATACATGAAGCAGGACTTTTGAGTTCTACGTGTTCCTTTCCTCCGGTAAACACTCCATGAGGACAGACCTGTATACACATGAGGCAGTTGATGCATTTCTCAGGATAATATTGAAGGGTGTTCTCAAGATATGAGTTGAACATCAGATCACCTCTATTAAAGATATACCCAGAATGATAAGAACCAGTAGCCCCAGACCTCCCATAAGTGCCATGAGCGGTACATATCTGAATATCTCTTTTTTGACACCGGTTCTTGAAGTGTAGGTTGTGCATCCTGTAAAATTAAGGGCAATATATGCAATCACTGCGGTCGGTATGAGGAAGGCAGACAATGCTGTAAGTATATTCTCCAGGGGCGACATCGCAGAGTTAATCATAGAATTCGTTGCAACAACGACTGCAAATGGAATCGTTACAATTCCTCCCAGTATCAGCCCCTTTGTACTGAAGTCATGTGTCGGTATGAAAGGAAGTAGAGCAGGGAACAGTACGGTTCCTGTAAATGCTGTGACGACCGCAATGAGTGCTGCAAAAGGACCTACTAACAGGTAGAGGATGATTGCAGCAAGTAATGTTGGTTTGATCACATGAACCAATTCCACAGGAGTTAACACCAGCCTATCCTTGAATGTGAATCGGATCCTGCGCATTTCAGCTGTTGCGGTATGAGTCCGGAGATATTGCGGCAGGTCTTCGGCACGAACAGGTCCGTATTCTACCTTAAAACCAGACCTGCGTTTGACATCATGTGCAGAAACTCCCGGTGCACTGAGTTGTGGTAAAATGAGATTTCGATGGTTGATGATCTGGTCAAGTCCTGACCATTTGATGCGGTAGATTATTTCATCAGTACCGAATGTTCCTTTGCCAGCAGCACACCAGACGTTGATACCTTTGGTATCTATGACAAGGATATAACAGTCGATACCTGCGAGTGAATTGCGGAGTGCATCGAAACTGAGTGTATAGTTCGCCGAGACAAAGACAGAAGAATCTGGAGTAGGATTTCCCAGTTCATAGATTCCCGGACTTACAATGTGTTTTTCTCGTTTGACACCACACCGGGCAAGAATATGATCAAACCTGTCACTGAAGGTGATCACACTTGTGGTCTTGCGGATCTCAGGAGGAGAGATGTTTCGGTCCAGACCTACCATTGTGATGAAACAGGATGTGTCCTTTCCGCTATCAGATGAGCAGCATGAACCTGTATCCCTGTCATTATTCATGTTATTTCTCCTTGTGATGATGGGGCATCAAATTGATTTGAACAAGATTAGTATAACAGGAAGCTGCACATATATCTATCCGATAGATGAGTGAAAAGGTGTTATTTTTTTGTTCAAAGCAGATAGTGATTTTTCTATCTTTTGGAGAGGGTAACTGGATGATGTGAGATCAGAATGAACATTTTTACTTAGTTTGTTATCATATTATCTCTTAAACCATACTTTCTACATAAAAACATAAAGTTCCGTTTTTTCTTGCTTTCCTATATCCCCCATTCTATGTGCGGGGGAGTAAGATTTGAACTCAAAGTAAGTATAAGACAAATAAAAATAAGAAGGGGCTTACAACCCCGTATTCCATAGCCGTCGGGGGGACTTGAACCCCCGGCCTGCTGATTACGAATCAGCCGCTATACCACTAAGCCACGACGGCACATTGAACTTACACCTAATAAGGATTTAATGATTTAATCGTTTCGCCCAGAATTCAGTCTATCCGGACCTCGATACATACATTATACTGATGCGGTGCATACGAACGAACTGTTCTGCACTCCACCACTTCAACACTCCGACCCACCTTTTTTGCTGCTGCTTCTATCAGACCTATGGAACTGTCAAAAAGATCATCTTCGTGGGTCATTCCATAGTAATGGATAATCCCTTGCGGAGCCGTCACAAAAATTGCAGCGTCCAGAAATGCATCGGCACTGTGAGGGAGATTCATGATAACATGATCTGCAATTCCCTCGAAATTTAGGGCAATCTCGTTCGCATCGCCTTCGAAAACCTCGATATTTTCGATGGAATTGAGATCCACGTTCTCTTTCAGGAAATGGATAGCATCAGGGTTCTTGTCCATGGCAATGACCTTTTTGCATTTTTTGGCGATCGGAATGCTGTAGGGACCGACGCCTGCGAACATGTCGAGAACAACATCATCTTCACCGATCTGTAAAACAATGCGCTGGCGCTCTGTTGAAAGACGTGGAGTGAAATATGCGCGTTCGAGATCTACCTTGTACTTGAAACCGTGATCCTTATGAACTGTTTCCGTCCTATCCTCGCCAGCAAGTACTTTGAACCTGCGAGTTCGGAACTCTCCTTCCACAGCTGACACTGCACCAAGCACGGTCTGCACATTCTTGTGTATCTGAAGGAGTGCATCTGCGATCTTTTTTGCATCCGGTTCGTCAGCTTCGATAAGTGCAATATCACCTACGACCTCGTAGCCCGGGGTGAAACCCAGGATGTCCTCAAGTGTAAGGATTTTTTCATGGGATTCGAACTCACGTTCCACCTGTTTTGCACCTTTGGGAAGCTCATCGAGCTCTTCCGGAGTCAGCTCCCTTTCAATAGGAAGATATAACTCACCATCCTCACTGGAGATCTTCAGGGTCTTGTCAAGGATGGCAAGTTCCAGAAGGAACTTTCTGGCAGGTTCGCCTTTCTTTATCGGGATTGCAATACAGGGACACTTCAAAATACATCTCTCCTTGAAAATATCGGCATATTGGCTGTCAGGATCATCCTATGGCGAACCATGAGCCGAACAATATCAGGAATAGTCCGCATGATACAAGAATATGCCTGTAGGTCTTCGGGGAGAACATACCCCTGCCACGGCTGAAAGATAGCGATACAGCAGTGAACCAGCCAAGGTCCGCAAGCCAGTGACCGACTATGAAGAACACCACAGCAACCATTCCGAGTTTCATGCTCTCAAGCACAAGAGCACTACCTGCTGCCAGCCACCAGAGCCAGAAATAGGGATTTGAAGCAGAGGTCACAATTCCTGCGATCAGCGAATTGGAAACCACTTTGTCCTGTCCGTGAAGTTCTGCGGCTGAAGATTTTGCCCCCCGTATCGTCATGATACCAAAAATTATCAGGACTATGCCGCCAGCCATCGAGATGAAGGACATCTCACGCTCACCCACAAGTGTGTTCATACCTAAAAGTATCAGCACAAGCACCGCGCTTTCGATGATAGCATGGCCCAGGAACACTTCAGGTCCTGCCGTCCAGCCTTTCTTCAGTGTGCCGTCAATGGTCACAAATAGCATGGGACCAGGTACAAGGGCACCGGTCAGGCCTACTATGAAACCAATGAACAACATCTCGAACAGTTCTAACATGGTCACTAGAAAATTACGTTACTATATAATGTGATCGATTAGGTCCAATAGGTCTATCAGGTAAACTAAATCGATAGATCAATTAATAAGTCAGTCAGAAAAGCTATAAATTAAAAAATTATGGAACGCAAAGACAGAATTTGTCTTTGCAGTCCTTTATTTTTGTTCTTATTTTCAATACAAGATCAGAGAATGATCTCGATGTCCAATTCTTCTGCGAGCTCTTTGTACCTGTTACGGATAGTGACCTCGGTCACACCTGCAACATCAGCGACCTCACGCTGGGTCCTGCGCTCACCGCAGAGAATTGATGCAATATAGATCGCAGCTGCTGCCACACCGGTTGGACCACGGCCACTTGTGAGTTCCTTTTCAGATGCCTGACGAAGGATCTCGACTCCTCTGGACTGTACCTCACCTTTAAGGTTCAGACCTGAGCAGAACCTTGGGACATAGTCTATTGGGGAAGTTGGCATAAGCTTGAGTGCAAGCTCACGGGAAATGAAACGGTATGTTCTTCCGATCTCTTTCCTGCTTACCCTTGAAACTTCTCCGATCTCATCCAGGGTTCGTGGAACACTGCACTGGCGACATGCTGCATAGAGTGCTGCTGCTGCCACACCTTCAATACTCCTTCCACGGATGAGGTTCTTGTCAACTGCTTTCCTGTAGACCACCGCAGCAGTCTCACGTACAGTACGTGGAAGACCTAATGCGGATGCCATACGGTCAAGTTCTGACAAAGCGAATGCAAGGTTCCTTTCGGTAGCATTGCTTACGCGTATCCTACGCTGCCATTTTCTCAACCTGTATAACTGAGCACGGTTCTTGGAGGAAATTGACTTTCCGTAGGAATCACGGTTCCTCCAGTCGATCATAGTAGAAAGACCTTTATCGTGTATGGTGTACGTCATTGGTGCACCCACACGAGAACGCTTCATACGCTGGTCATGGTCAAAAGCACGCCACTCCGGACCTTCGTCAACGAATTCAGCATCCACTACGAGACCACAATCTGCACATACCAGTTCGGCACGTTCATAGTCCTGCTCAAGATTTCGGCTTCCACATTCCGGACACTCGATAACCTTGTTCTCGACTTCAGCGGTCTTTTCTTTCTCTTTACGTGCCTTGATCATTGCACGTATCTTTTCTCTCTCTGAAGTATCAGAATATCTTACTCTTTCAACTTCCACCATATTATCATTGCCTCGATTTTCCCAAAATTGCTAATTGTCGATCCACTTAAAATAAATGTACAAATGTACTAATAAATGTGATAAATGGACTTATTTGATGTACACTTTCTCATTGAGGTACTTCTTCAATTCAGATCCCGAAACATCTCCAAAGACCTTAATAGTAATATAAGGAGAATTGACAGGACCGATAACACCATTCACTTTACCGATGCGTTTAACAGATTTGTCAACAACAAACGTATTGATACGAGGAAGATCCCTCAAAGATGTATCTGGTCGTATGTTGTCCCCTCTAACAAGCAAACCCTGATGTGCAACTACTTGCACTACCGTTCCAAGTCGTTTCATGTATCTCTTGCCATCAATATATAAGTTAAATTGTTGATATATATACATACCATACGTAGTATATAAAGTTATCGCAATCTCTTTAATAATCCATAAAAGTCCATTACAAAAAGATAATCACATCCAAATCATAAATATGGCAAAAAATGCTAACTAATGACACATATTTACAGGAATAAATTAAATCGTGCGTATATCAGGCATGTCAATGCCTCACACGGTTATATATCATTTTCTGACAATATTTAGCATCACAAAATGCCGCAAATTTTGAAATAAGAAATATTATAATTGACAAAGTTTAAAGAAAGCATATATAGATTTTGGTTAAGCATTCATAAAATTTACACATATCTTGAACATTACCATAAATTAACAAAAAACAACGATAACACTTAATACCAATCACACAATAAACGGCAATGTCGTCTGGATATGTCCAATAAGACAGAATCTAGAAGACCATGGATATTGAAACTGATTTCAGCCATATATCCGGATCATTAAATACATAATAACGCTAGCCTAACCCATAATCAAAATATCTTCCCGTGGGAGGAAAACTTAGTGGCAGATAATAAATTTGTGTACCTTTTCGGAAACGACGAAACTGAAGGCAAAAATAGTATGAAAGACCTGCTTGGGGGCAAAGGAGCCAACCTCGCAGAAATGTCAAATCTGGGAATACCAGTTCCGGTTGGGTTTACGATCACGACCGAGGTCTGTACTCTTTATCTTAAGGACGAACATTATCCTTCAGGTCTTGAAGAGCAGATCAATAATGCCATAAAGGAGCTGGAAAACACTACAGGGAAGAGATTTGGAGATCTTAACAATCCATTACTTGTTTCTGTACGCTCAGGTGCCCGCGTGTCCATGCCTGGTATGATGGACACTGTACTGAACCTGGGACTTAACGATAGCTCAGTAATAGGCCTTGCCAATAAGACCGGCAATGACAGGTTTGCTTACGACAGCTACAGAAGATTCCTCACAATGTTCGCAGACGTGGTGCTTGGCATCGAACACGAGAAGTTCGAGTCCACACTCACTGCTAAAAAGAAGGATAAAGGCGTCAAACAGGATACCGACCTTGATGTAGATGACCTAAAGGAACTTGTTGAAAACTTCAAGGGAATTATAAAGGAAGAAACCGGAAAGGACTTCCCCCAGGGAGCAAGAGAACAGCTCCAGATGGCCATTGATGCAGTGTTCGGTTCATGGAACAACCAGCGCGCAATCACATACAGGCGCCTGAACGGCATCCCCGGCAAATGGGGAACTGCAGTTAACGTTCAAAGCATGGTCTATGGTAACATGGGAGAAAGCTCCGGAACAGGAGTAGCATTCACAAGAGACCCTGCAACAGGTGAAAAGAGATTCTTCGGAGAATACCTCATCAATGCACAGGGAGAAGATGTCGTTGCAGGTATCAGGACACCTCAACCGATCAAAACCCTGAAGAACAACATGCCCGAGGTCTACGAGCAGCTTGTGGACATCTACATGAAACTGGAGGATCACTTCAAAGACATGCAGGATATCGAGTTCACCATTGAGAAAGGCAAGCTTTTCATGCTGCAGACAAGGACCGGAAAGAGAACTGCAGCTGCAGCCATAAAGATCGCGACCGATATGGTCGAAGAAGGACTTATCGACAAGGAAACAGCCCTTACAAGGGTAGAACCTGCACAGGTTGACAGGCTCCTGCATCCAAATATTGACCCTGACGCAACACCGGACGTAATTGCTAACGGTCTCCCTGCATCCCCGGGAGCTGCTGTGGGTGAAGTAGTTTTCACAGCAGAACATGCCGAAGAAAGAGCAAAGAAGGGCGAAAAGACCATCCTTGTACGTGCTGAGACATCTCCTGAGGACATCGGCGGTATGAATGCTGCAGAAGGTATCCTCACAGTACGCGGAGGAATGACCTCACATGCAGCAGTCGTTGCAAGAGGCATGGGGAAGCCATGTGTTGCAGGCTGTGGCGAAATTGTAATTGATATGAAAGAGAAGGTTTTCCACATTGGAGAACATTCCATCAACGAAGGTGACATGATCTCCATTGACGGATCCACAGGAGACGTCATTCTTGGAGAGGTTGACCTTATCCTGCCGGGTGTTACCGGTGAACTTGAACAGATACTCTCATGGGCTGATGAGGTCCGAACCCTCAAGGTCAGGACAAACGCAGACACTCCACACGATGCACAGGTCGCACGCGACTTTGGTGCAGAAGGTATTGGACTCTGCAGAACAGAGCACATGTTCTTCGGAGAGGACAGGATCCCTGCTGTACGTGAAATGATCATGGCAGAAGAGATCGATGTAAGAAAAGCAGCATTAAAGAAACTTCTCCCAATGCAGAGAGAGGACTTTATCGGAATATTCAGGGCAATGGAAGGATTCCCCGTGACCATCAGGCTGCTTGATCCACCACTCCACGAATTCCTGCCAAACCACGAGGAAGCAATTGAAAAGCTGGCAGAACTGAATGCCAATGATGCCACACAAACCGAAATTGACAGGGTGAAGAAGGTCATCGAGCGTATTGAATATCTCAAAGAGATGAACCCAATGCTCGGTCACAGAGGATGCCGCTTAGGGATAACATATCCTGAGATATATGAGATGCAGGCACAGGCCATCATTGAAGCAGCATGTGAGCTCACAAAAGAAGGTATGACGATCGTACCTGAGATCATGATTCCCCTGATAAGCAACATCGAGGAACTTGAGTTTGTCAAAAAGCATGTGATCGGAGCCGTAGAAGCAGCTATGGAAAAGGAAGGCATCAAACTTGACTACATGGTCGGAACAATGATAGAACTGCCAAGAGCAGCACTCACAGCCGACAAGATCGCAAAGGAAGCCGAGTTCTTCTCCTTTGGTACCAACGACCTGACCCAGACAACCTTTGGGTTCAGCAGGGATGATGCAGGCAAGTTCTTACCATTCTACTTAGAGAGTGGCATACTCGAGGACGATCCATTTGCAGTGCTTGACCAGGAAGGTGTGGGACAGCTTGTCAAGATCGGTATCGAGAAAGGACGTGCTACAAGACCGGACATCAAGATCGGCATCTGTGGAGAACATGGAGGAGAGCCTAAATCAGTGAAGTTCGGACACAACGTCGGACTGAACTATGTAAGCTGTTCACCATTCCGTGTGCCAATTGCAAGACTTGCAGCAGCACACGCTGTGATCGAGAACAAGCAGTAAACGTATTACACAATATCGTGTGGAAACACACGGTATTGGAAATCTTTTTTTACTTACATTTATCAGTTCACTTAGTTGGAACTAATTAATACCAGCTGAACTTAGCTACCGCTGATCAACTTAGTCAATACTAACCACTTCAGCTCCACTTTAGGTTAAATAAAAAAGAGAAGAACATTCACCCATCGAGTGATGGGAATGCTCCGAATTTACCTTCGTACCTGGAAACCATATCATCCCATGTGGGAAGGTCTGTCTGACAACCAACGGATTGCACCGCAAACGATGCCACCGTAGCACCGGCCTTGCCACAGACATCCAGCGGATATCCACGGGTGTATGCCACAAGGAATCCTGCACGATATGCATCTCCTGCACCTGTTGGATCCACTGCTTTTACAGGAACAACGGGGATTGAGTGTTCCTCATCGGATGTGAATATCTTACTGCCTTCCGCATCGTAGGTAACGATCACGATCGGCACCTTTTCCTTAATATCCTCAAAAGTGCTTTCGGTCATCTCACAAACACGCTTGATCTCATGCTTGTTAGTGAAAAGAACATCAGTGTTCTCAAGGATGACTTCCAGATTCTCTCTTGAATAAGTGATAAGATCCTGCCCGGGATCAAATGACACGAACTTTGCTTTCTGTGCGATCTTAGCATTAAAGTTTGGCTCAGATGTTGCAAGGTGAACAAAATCAACTTCCGGAGGTTCTAGCTCCTTCATTTTTGCAGATGCTCCCCAATAGAAGTAAGTTGACTGGTTGTGAAAAGGATCTGTGAAAACATAAGCTGCAGTTCCTTTCTCGCCTTCGAATCTGAAAAGCAGGGAAAGGTCTACTCCAAGCCCTTCAAGGTGCTCTTCATACCCGGAGGTAACAAAATCATCACCAACCGCAGAGATCAGCTGAGAGTTTCCACCAAGAATGGAGATCGCTGCAACGATATTTGCAGCCCCGCCTCCGAAGAACCTCTGGTAATCGACTATCGGATATGATTCGTTCTGTGTTGCAATGCCTTCCACATCAAAGAGAAGATCGATCGCAGCATGTCCTACTACAGATATCACATCAGACATCCAGACACCTTTTTATTCAAAATCTTCAACATCCACTACATGGAGTGGTACATCACGTAATGCCTTGCCTATTACGGACTTTGCGATCCTTGAGGCGTGCTCTGCACTCTCTGCATCGAAAACCTTCATTTCAAGGACAAGACCGACAATTGCGGTATTCGCTGCAATAAAAACGCTGCCAAAAGGCTCATTGCAAGCAGGACAGAAAGTAGTTCCGACATCGACCTCTACAAAATCGAGTTGTGGGTTCAGTCTTTTTCCAGCTTCTGCAATGGCAACTCCAATAGCATCGTCTGCAGTATTTACGTCTCTTACCAACCAGGCAGCTTCAAGTGTAACATGATAATTTGTCATCGTTTAATTCTCTCCAGATATATCTTATCTTAAACCTTCATTGTCTTCTTTAATCTAATTTATTGAATGATGATCATATGGTGAACAGCACATCGTCGTCAACATCGAAAACACCCAGGCGTGCACCTGCATCCAGCCAGGCATGACCATAGCTGAAACAGATAAGTGCATTTACCGGATCCTCAGACCTAATGAAATGTATCCCGTCCTCATAGTAGGAACGTGCCATATTCTTATAATCCTCGGCAACCTTACGCATGTGGGATCGCTCAATTGGACTTATGTCCGCCTTTTCAAGTGCTTCTCTCAACAAACGTTCGTATCTTTCAACCTTTTCGTTCAGATCTGCTGCCACAATTACACCATCTACATATAATATATTAATAAACCCATCCGTTGAAAAGTCACTTTTCGGAACCAAAGATCTTCTTGAAAAGTCCTCCACCCTCAGCCTTAGGCTGTCTATCAGCTTGCCTGCTGGGCTGCCTTTTCGGAGGTGGACTACCTGATTCAGTAGATCCTTCCGCCTGCACAGGTGTCGAAATTGCCGGTGGCTGGCTGACAGGTTTAGGAACACTTTTCACAGGAGCCGGAGACGATGTCTGGGCACTTTTAAGAACGTTCACAGACTCACCACCATGCTTTGATTTCCTTACCCTGACATCAATAAGAACAGGCCTCTCGATATCGTTGCTTACAAGCATGGCAACACCCGGAGGCAGGCGCATAAGTTCATCCTCCACAAAGGAGTTAACACCTTCAAGTCCTTTACTGATGGATTTAAGGTCGTTGGGGTTGGTCACCTTCATGATCACCTGAGTCCCGCACTGGGAAAGCACATTCTTGTCGATCCTTGCAGGACGCTGGGATATTACCAGCATACCAAGACCGAACTTACGCCCCTCTGATGCAATGGTACGCAGGACCTCAGAACTTGCAGTCTTACTGAACCCAC is part of the Methanococcoides orientis genome and harbors:
- a CDS encoding LysE family transporter, which encodes MLELFEMLFIGFIVGLTGALVPGPMLFVTIDGTLKKGWTAGPEVFLGHAIIESAVLVLILLGMNTLVGEREMSFISMAGGIVLIIFGIMTIRGAKSSAAELHGQDKVVSNSLIAGIVTSASNPYFWLWWLAAGSALVLESMKLGMVAVVFFIVGHWLADLGWFTAVSLSFSRGRGMFSPKTYRHILVSCGLFLILFGSWFAIG
- the ppdK gene encoding pyruvate, phosphate dikinase, with product MADNKFVYLFGNDETEGKNSMKDLLGGKGANLAEMSNLGIPVPVGFTITTEVCTLYLKDEHYPSGLEEQINNAIKELENTTGKRFGDLNNPLLVSVRSGARVSMPGMMDTVLNLGLNDSSVIGLANKTGNDRFAYDSYRRFLTMFADVVLGIEHEKFESTLTAKKKDKGVKQDTDLDVDDLKELVENFKGIIKEETGKDFPQGAREQLQMAIDAVFGSWNNQRAITYRRLNGIPGKWGTAVNVQSMVYGNMGESSGTGVAFTRDPATGEKRFFGEYLINAQGEDVVAGIRTPQPIKTLKNNMPEVYEQLVDIYMKLEDHFKDMQDIEFTIEKGKLFMLQTRTGKRTAAAAIKIATDMVEEGLIDKETALTRVEPAQVDRLLHPNIDPDATPDVIANGLPASPGAAVGEVVFTAEHAEERAKKGEKTILVRAETSPEDIGGMNAAEGILTVRGGMTSHAAVVARGMGKPCVAGCGEIVIDMKEKVFHIGEHSINEGDMISIDGSTGDVILGEVDLILPGVTGELEQILSWADEVRTLKVRTNADTPHDAQVARDFGAEGIGLCRTEHMFFGEDRIPAVREMIMAEEIDVRKAALKKLLPMQREDFIGIFRAMEGFPVTIRLLDPPLHEFLPNHEEAIEKLAELNANDATQTEIDRVKKVIERIEYLKEMNPMLGHRGCRLGITYPEIYEMQAQAIIEAACELTKEGMTIVPEIMIPLISNIEELEFVKKHVIGAVEAAMEKEGIKLDYMVGTMIELPRAALTADKIAKEAEFFSFGTNDLTQTTFGFSRDDAGKFLPFYLESGILEDDPFAVLDQEGVGQLVKIGIEKGRATRPDIKIGICGEHGGEPKSVKFGHNVGLNYVSCSPFRVPIARLAAAHAVIENKQ
- a CDS encoding carbohydrate kinase family protein; this encodes MSDVISVVGHAAIDLLFDVEGIATQNESYPIVDYQRFFGGGAANIVAAISILGGNSQLISAVGDDFVTSGYEEHLEGLGVDLSLLFRFEGEKGTAAYVFTDPFHNQSTYFYWGASAKMKELEPPEVDFVHLATSEPNFNAKIAQKAKFVSFDPGQDLITYSRENLEVILENTDVLFTNKHEIKRVCEMTESTFEDIKEKVPIVIVTYDAEGSKIFTSDEEHSIPVVPVKAVDPTGAGDAYRAGFLVAYTRGYPLDVCGKAGATVASFAVQSVGCQTDLPTWDDMVSRYEGKFGAFPSLDG
- a CDS encoding H/ACA ribonucleoprotein complex subunit GAR1, with translation MKRLGTVVQVVAHQGLLVRGDNIRPDTSLRDLPRINTFVVDKSVKRIGKVNGVIGPVNSPYITIKVFGDVSGSELKKYLNEKVYIK
- a CDS encoding DUF555 domain-containing protein; translation: MTNYHVTLEAAWLVRDVNTADDAIGVAIAEAGKRLNPQLDFVEVDVGTTFCPACNEPFGSVFIAANTAIVGLVLEMKVFDAESAEHASRIAKSVIGKALRDVPLHVVDVEDFE
- the hgcB gene encoding mercury methylation ferredoxin HgcB, which encodes MFNSYLENTLQYYPEKCINCLMCIQVCPHGVFTGGKEHVELKSPASCMECGACAGNCPVQAIEVESGVGCAWAMISAALKGKDMDSDACCCGEDDGCCQ
- a CDS encoding transcription initiation factor IIB — encoded protein: MVEVERVRYSDTSEREKIRAMIKARKEKEKTAEVENKVIECPECGSRNLEQDYERAELVCADCGLVVDAEFVDEGPEWRAFDHDQRMKRSRVGAPMTYTIHDKGLSTMIDWRNRDSYGKSISSKNRAQLYRLRKWQRRIRVSNATERNLAFALSELDRMASALGLPRTVRETAAVVYRKAVDKNLIRGRSIEGVAAAALYAACRQCSVPRTLDEIGEVSRVSRKEIGRTYRFISRELALKLMPTSPIDYVPRFCSGLNLKGEVQSRGVEILRQASEKELTSGRGPTGVAAAAIYIASILCGERRTQREVADVAGVTEVTIRNRYKELAEELDIEIIL
- the hgcA gene encoding mercury methylation corrinoid protein HgcA; protein product: MNNDRDTGSCCSSDSGKDTSCFITMVGLDRNISPPEIRKTTSVITFSDRFDHILARCGVKREKHIVSPGIYELGNPTPDSSVFVSANYTLSFDALRNSLAGIDCYILVIDTKGINVWCAAGKGTFGTDEIIYRIKWSGLDQIINHRNLILPQLSAPGVSAHDVKRRSGFKVEYGPVRAEDLPQYLRTHTATAEMRRIRFTFKDRLVLTPVELVHVIKPTLLAAIILYLLVGPFAALIAVVTAFTGTVLFPALLPFIPTHDFSTKGLILGGIVTIPFAVVVATNSMINSAMSPLENILTALSAFLIPTAVIAYIALNFTGCTTYTSRTGVKKEIFRYVPLMALMGGLGLLVLIILGISLIEVI
- a CDS encoding DUF357 domain-containing protein — translated: MAADLNEKVERYERLLREALEKADISPIERSHMRKVAEDYKNMARSYYEDGIHFIRSEDPVNALICFSYGHAWLDAGARLGVFDVDDDVLFTI
- a CDS encoding class I SAM-dependent methyltransferase — translated: MKCPCIAIPIKKGEPARKFLLELAILDKTLKISSEDGELYLPIERELTPEELDELPKGAKQVEREFESHEKILTLEDILGFTPGYEVVGDIALIEADEPDAKKIADALLQIHKNVQTVLGAVSAVEGEFRTRRFKVLAGEDRTETVHKDHGFKYKVDLERAYFTPRLSTERQRIVLQIGEDDVVLDMFAGVGPYSIPIAKKCKKVIAMDKNPDAIHFLKENVDLNSIENIEVFEGDANEIALNFEGIADHVIMNLPHSADAFLDAAIFVTAPQGIIHYYGMTHEDDLFDSSIGLIEAAAKKVGRSVEVVECRTVRSYAPHQYNVCIEVRID